The Helicoverpa armigera isolate CAAS_96S chromosome 25, ASM3070526v1, whole genome shotgun sequence genome has a window encoding:
- the LOC110383163 gene encoding 26S proteasome regulatory subunit 8 yields MTLTKMEVDSGKGEGFRPYYITKIEELQLIVAEKSQNLRRLQAQRNELNAKVRMLREELQLLQEQGSYVGEVVKPMDKKKVLVKVHPEGKFVVDLDKNVDINDVTANCRVALRNESYTLHKILPNKVDPLVSLMMVEKVPDSTYEMVGGLDKQIKEIKEVIELPVKHPELFDALGIAQPKGVLLYGPPGTGKTLLARAVAHHTECTFIRVSGSELVQKFIGEGSRMVRELFVMAREHAPSIIFMDEIDSIGSSRIESGSGGDSEVQRTMLELLNQLDGFEATKNIKVIMATNRIDILDPALLRPGRIDRKIEFPPPNEEARLDILKIHSRKMNLTRGINLRKIAELMPGASGAEVKGVCTEAGMYALRERRVHVTQEDFEMAVAKVMQKDSEKNMSIKKLWK; encoded by the coding sequence ATGACTCTCACCAAGATGGAGGTGGATTCGGGGAAAGGAGAAGGATTTCGGCCATACTACATAACGAAGATTGAAGAACTGCAACTGATCGTGGCCGAGAAATCTCAAAATCTTCGTCGTCTGCAAGCCCAGCGAAATGAGCTCAACGCTAAAGTTCGTATGTTGCGTGAAGAGCTGCAGCTGCTGCAAGAACAGGGCTCCTACGTCGGCGAGGTGGTCAAACCCATGGACAAGAAAAAGGTGCTAGTCAAGGTGCACCCCGAAGGTAAATTCGTGGTAGACTTGGACAAGAACGTCGACATCAATGATGTGACCGCCAACTGCCGCGTCGCGCTCCGCAACGAGAGCTACACGCTGCACAAGATCCTTCCTAACAAAGTGGATCCTCTAGTATCCCTTATGATGGTTGAAAAAGTTCCTGATTCTACTTACGAGATGGTTGGAGGTCTAGACAAGCAGATCAAAGAGATTAAAGAGGTAATCGAGCTTCCAGTCAAACATCCTGAGCTGTTTGATGCTCTAGGTATTGCTCAGCCTAAGGGTGTCCTGCTCTATGGTCCCCCTGGTACTGGTAAGACCCTCCTTGCTCGTGCCGTCGCTCACCACACTGAGTGCACCTTCATCCGTGTCTCTGGTTCTGAGCTTGTGCAGAAATTCATTGGTGAAGGCAGTCGTATGGTCAGAGAGCTCTTCGTCATGGCTCGTGAACACGCTCCCTCTATTATCTTCATGGATGAAATAGATTCTATTGGTTCCTCTCGTATCGAGTCCGGCAGTGGTGGAGACTCTGAAGTACAGAGAACTATGTTGGAGTTGTTGAACCAGCTTGATGGATTCGAAGCTACTAAGAACATTAAGGTCATCATGGCTACCAACAGGATTGATATCCTAGACCCTGCCTTGCTCAGGCCTGGTCGTATTGACAGGAAGATTGAGTTCCCCCCACCAAACGAGGAGGCTCGTCTTGACATCTTGAAGATTCATTCTAGGAAGATGAACCTTACTAGAGGAATCAATCTGCGTAAGATTGCCGAGTTGATGCCTGGAGCATCTGGTGCTGAGGTGAAGGGTGTATGTACTGAGGCTGGTATGTACGCTCTCCGTGAACGCAGGGTCCACGTCACTCAGGAAGATTTTGAAATGGCCGTAGCTAAGGTTATGCAAAAGGATTCCGAGAAGAACATGTCTATCAAGAAGCTTTGGAagtaa